From one Brassica rapa cultivar Chiifu-401-42 unplaced genomic scaffold, CAAS_Brap_v3.01 Scaffold0664, whole genome shotgun sequence genomic stretch:
- the LOC117130710 gene encoding uncharacterized protein LOC117130710, whose translation MKSFTYEEVMNFPNQRFFSPSIREYQISKGYSCPIKKRPEPKPIIGFQMDLPASQKDRNQKEWPWYLEVMIHPPKPARPKTALPPSFSQQTRENPTKEAAKCSPHEKQLELMILHDPNVFPQLTSCPKQKHSKDHELISSTLHENVLKPRISKRKHILTWLKNVLLKPFHELISLSCALKEIWCRKEHELKFLRPKNSFDFVHDDNFSNLALSLSFHNSFSHWPDFEIDKSIFGNQLTCLMLAHVLDDYPKCLNPVFGVLRIEKPFDYSFTRFDVDSLVALNKQDKHDQFLRRASTNGRQSTWKSLMKMTSKLQGSFCPYFSFLEFSMNFNSFVSNSSFFDIGTLDLRTNPFEEGGNDTPRSTDQYMEPNQPGDQNVLNISTEVHVFDRTGQTDRAVYWTVPHTSGKELWLEPWPDDRSDHTGACLSRPTSHLKTYGRARIHFGRAGRGDTYFELDELSELSDTTLELDELSELNDTSLELNELSNTEDGAGSAAGRNGPFQPKEKFIKSSLWDCFFPNPTSPFLSPFIAHSHKVYQEGVSKEVLVVHGKKNSTKIINFGL comes from the exons atgaaaagcttcacgtatgaagaagttatgaattttccaaaccagaggttcttcagtccgtctatccgcgagtaccagatttctaaaggatATTCATGCCCCATAAAGAAgcggcctgagccaaaaccgatcataGGGTTCCAGATGGATCTCCCAGCTTCTCAGAAAGACCGAAATCAGAAGGAATGGCCATGGTATCTTGAAGTTATGATCCATCCACCAAAACCGGCCAGACCAAAGACAGCACTGCCTCCTTCATTCAGCCAACAAACCAGAG AAAACCCAACAAAAGAGGCAGCAAAGTGTTCACCACATGAAAAACAATTGGAGCTGATGATCCTCCATGACCCAAATGTGTTTCCTCAGTTAACTTCCTGTCCAAAACAAAAGCACTCtaaggatcatgagttgatttcctctactcttcatgaaaatgttttgaaaccgagaatttcaaagagaaaacatattcttacttggttgaaaaacgttttgctcaaaccttttcatgaattgatttcattgagctgtgctttgaaagagatttggtgtaggaaagagcatgaactaaaatttcttaggccaaagaattcttttgatttcgttcatgatgataatttttcaaatttggcattgtctctttctttccataacagtttctcacattggcctgattttgagattgataaatcaatttttggcaaccagcttacttgcttaatgcttgcccacgtccttgatgattatcctaagtgCTTGAATCCTGTTTTTGGtgtcttaaggatagagaaaccctttgattattcctttaccagatttgatgtggattctctagttgctttgaataaacaggataagcatgatcagtttctaaggagagcaagcaccaatggacgccaaagtacttggaaatccttgatgaaaatgacttcaaaactccaaggaagtttctgtccatatttttcattccttgaattttccatgaattttaattcctttgtatctaATTCATCGTTTTTTGATATAGGtactttggatttgaggacaaatccttttgaagaaggagggaatgatacaccgcggtccacggatcagtacatggagccgaaccagcctggagatcagaacgttctgaacatttcaaccgaggttcacgTTTTTGACCGTACCGGACAGACTGACCGTGCAGTGTACTGGACAGTCCCGCATACGTCCGGaaaggagctttggctggaaccatggccagatgaccgatctgaccatactggggcttgtctttcccgtccaacttcacatttgaagacatatggtcgagctagaatccactttggacgagctggacgaggTGACACTTACTTTGAGctagatgagctgagtgagctaagtgacactactctggagttggatgagctgagtgagctaaatgacactagcttggagctgaatgagctaagtaacactgaagatggagctggttcagctgctgggcgaaatgggccttttcagcccaaagaaaaGTTCATCAAAAGTTCACTGTGGGATTGTTTCTTTCCAAATCCGACCAGTCCTTTCCTCAGTCCATTTATAGCACATTCTCATAAAGTATACCAAGAGGGAGTCAGCAAGGAAGTCTTGGTCGTGCATGGGAAAAAGaattcaacaaaaatcattaatttcggtctttag
- the LOC117130708 gene encoding uncharacterized protein LOC117130708: MILLENGEVESEDEQEDKEDLGPIFDEEEESFDYPHHGPLLVARKAWDDPIFDETDGHANGHTDNDLDPIFDPDSEPIFDEEDSFDYPAHGPLLVTRRSLSVQPKTNEKEQRENLFHSRCLISEKVCSLIIDGGSCTNVATDILVRKLGLATRPLSRPFRLEWLNETGEQYVKEQVTIPHTIGRYEDEVVCNVLPMDACHVLLGRPWQFDKRTVHDGYTNRHSFDHKGKKITLVPLSPLEVHQDQLQLKKNREQESKPDKPESSIWNSNFFIKQSQVKKSLYSQKPFLLLVYKESLMASTSSNLAPEVPSDLLDVLQEFSDVFPDENPKGLPPVRGIEHQIDFVPGASLPNRPASEPIRWRPRNLRNKLETLWRKVTSGKASVLVPYQFYLSQKRMDHGAYHVVFLGFVVGAEGLRVDEEKFKAIRDWPIPTNVSEDRNPIAYFSEKLSGSTLNYPTYDQELYALVRALQTWQHYLWPKEFVIHTDHQSLKHLKGQQKLNKRESHGGGLMGHFGIKKTYKAMSDHFYWPSLMKDVERICGRCVVCKKSKAKASSHGLYSALPIPSHPWIDISMDFVLGLPRTKNGRDSIFVVVDRFSKMAHFIPCHKTDDAVQVADLFFREINLSSAN; the protein is encoded by the exons ATGATTCTCTTGGAGAATGGTGAAGTTGAGTCCGAGGATGAACAAGAAGACAAGGAGGATCTtggtcctatctttgatgaggaagaGGAGTCCTTTGACTACCCACATCACGGACCATTGCTTGTTGCTAGGAAGGCTTGGGACGATCCTATCTTCGATGAGACGGACGGCCACGCGAACGGCCACACAGACAACGACCTCGACCCAATCTTTGATCCAGATTCTGAACCGATCTTTGATGAGGAAGATAGCTTTGACTACCCAGCTCACGGACCACTACTGGTCACTAGACGTTCCTTGAGTGTTCAGCCCAAAACCAATGAaaaggaacaaagggagaatctctttcattctCGTTGTTTAATCTCTgaaaaagtttgttctttaatcattgATGGTGGGAGTTGTACTAATGTTGCTACTGATATTCTTGTTAGGAAACTAGGTCTAGCTACTCGAcctctttctcgtcctttcaggttggaatgGCTCAATGAAACTGGTGAACAGTATGTTAAGGAGCAAGTCACGATCCCTCACACCATTGGACGTTATGAAGACGAGGTTGTGTGCAACGTTCTCCCCATGGATGCTTGTCACGTCCTGttaggacgtccatggcagttTGACAAAAGGACCGTCCATGATGGATACACAAACCGACACTCCTTTGACCAtaaaggaaagaagatcacGCTTGTACCTCTCTCGCCTTTGGAGGTCCATCAAGACCAGCTCCAACTCAAAAAGAATCGTGAACAAGAGTCCAAACCGGACAAACCTGAATCTTCAATCTGGaactccaacttctttatcAAACAAAGTCAGGTTAAGAAGTCTCTTTACTCTCAAAAGCCTTTTCTTCTACTCGTGTATAAAGAATCTCTGATGGCTTCTACTTCTTCTAACCTTGCACCGGAAGTTCCGAGTGATTTGCTAGATGTCTTGCAGGAGTTTTCTGATGTCTTTCCAGATGAGAACCCAAAGGGTTTGCCACCAGTGCGTGGAATTGAACATCAGATTGACTTTGTTCCGGGTGCATCTCTACCTAACCGGCCAGCTTCAGAACCAATCCGGTGGAGACCAAggaacttgagaaacaaattggAGACCTTATGGAGAAAGGTTACATCAGGGAAAGCCTCAGTCCTTGTGCCGTACCAGTTCTACTTGTCCCAAAAAAGGATGGAtcatggcgcat atcatgtggttTTCTTAGGTTTCGTTGTAGGTGCTGAAGGACTCCGAGTGGACGAGGAGAAATTCAAAGCCATCCGAGACTGGCCAATTCCAACAAACGTGAGTGAG GATAGGAATCCCattgcttatttcagtgagaagcttagTGGCTCCACACTCAACTACCCAACTTATGATCAAGAGCTGTATGCTCTGGTGAGAGCCCTTCAAACGTGGCaacactatctttggcctaaggaaTTCGTTATCCACACGGATCATCAGTCCCTGAAACACCTTAAGGGCCaacagaagctgaacaagag ggaatctcatggaggaggtcttatgggacactttggaatCAAGAAGACATACAAGGCCATGTCTGATCATTTCTATTGGCCTAGTTTGATGAAGGACGTTGAGAGAATTTGTggccgatgtgtggtgtgcaagaagtccAAAGCCAAAGCATCCAGTCACGGTTTGTACTCGGCCTTACCcattccttctcatccttggattgatatttctatggattttgttcttGGTTTGCCTAGAACTAAGAATGGCCGAgactctatctttgtggttgtagATAGATTTTCGAAAATGGCTCACTTTATTCCTtgccataaaactgatgatgctgtaCAAGTTGCTGATCTGTTCTTTAGGGAAATT AAtttgtcatccgcaaactga